cactatatgGTATCCTGGTATTACTGTGTTAAACATTGGCTTGCAGTCCCTGTCAGTTTTGTATTGAGAAACAAGTAGATGTGTGCAAAAGCATAAAATTCTGtctatgtttgtttgtttgtttgtttatttatttatttatttatttatttatttatttatttatttatttatttatttgactgatcggtgtttaatactgtatgcaagaatatttcacttatgctacgGTGACCAGCActgtagtgggaggaaaccgaggagAGCCCAGGAaaaatccacgatcatccacaagttgttggcaggccttcctACTTACCGGctggagaggcagccagcaagagctagacttgaactcagagaggccgcattggtgagaggcacctgggtcattgcgccgcgctggcgtgcgaACCCCcgcggccacagaggccccttgcTCAATGTTTGCATTTGGAGACACATCAGTgcaggagatacatgtatgtcttataATTCGTGTATAAGTTGCTGTACTTTTTCAAATCACTGTCACATTTTTGGCTTGTTCAACCTTGTTTCTACaatgagaaaacaaagaaaagaatgaTGATaaccataataaaaaaaaaaaaaaaaaaaacatttcagggGAGCTCACTCCCCACTAATTTCTTCAGTCACCCTCAAAATCCTCAGCCACACCTACCCACACCTTGCTCGAATCCTCGAGTCAACTGCCTATAGATGGTTTAATTGATGTAAATCCAGATTAACGTTGCGGTTTCATTGCGCACatgattttgttgtttaacTTTCCAGGCAAAGGTTGTGTGTGAACCAGAAGTTGATGCGTATGGAGGGATTCCGGCCGGATGTCAGAGTGACAAGGATAACAACATTTACATAGCTGACATGAGACTAGGACTCCTCAAGATGGCACCAAATGGTTCCTTTGAGCAGGTAATACAAAATGTCACATATCAGAGTTTAAAGTCAGGCATGGATTTGACATGCGACAGGGAGGAATTGTGCATTTTGACAGCAGGAAGCAACTCGGAGCATCTGGCTGGTTTCAGTTCATCTGCACAGGTATTACGAACACAGACAGCTATGACCTAGCCGTTGCTTTTAGTCGAACGTATTCTGATTTTATGCAGCTCGATGCATACAGCTGCGTCAAGTTCCGTCAGTCTGTGCATATTTGCACCCAGTTGGAAACAGTTGTTTACGGCTGCAcaattttgtcaaactttttgACATACCCAGTGTACACCAGGTGCAGGACAACTTTGTAAAGTTGGACCCAGTATAGACATCTGCGCTTAGGTTATGTTAATTTTGGCACACTCTGAATTGGAATAATGGCCCTAGCCTGGTCACATCTAGAATATTAAgtcgctggcttcctctctggtcgtaagtgggaaggtctgccagcaacctgcggatggtcatgagtttcccccgggctgtgcccagtttcctcccgccacaatgctggccaccgtcgtataagtgaaatattcttgagtacggcgtaaaacaccaatgaaataaattaataaatagaatattaaGTCACAATTTTACTCATTTAGAAATAGAATCCTTCAAATGGATCACCTAGTTTGATCCAATAGGTAGGTGAAATGGTAAGTGAAATGTATATGTCTGTTTTCACAATGAATGATACATTGTCATTGAGTGAACTACTAGGATACTCTGGCCAATAAGCGTTACAGGAAGTAACCTGTCATTCTGCTTTGAAAGCATGTGAAATGATATCCTCTTGACCACAGATGCTAGTAAAGCTATATTCAGGCTCAGAAGGTCATATTTCTTACTTGCTGTCAGTGTATAAAAAAAGGTTTACCTTTTGACTGTTATCAGAGCAAATCAAATATCATTATTTGATGCTTAAAGTAaaggaaagctaaaatatgaagtgagGTTCATCTCATAGATGAAAACTATGggtaaaaatacttttgttatttttttcagatttttttaagagagTTGAAAGGCatgcaaatatttgaatactatggtgagctgtatgagccatattgacggAAACTGGGAACTCTGACATCATGTCACCTTTTTTCTGTGAATTTCACCAGAAGagaggaatttttgagaacattatttccaTAATCTTTTTCTCATGGGTATAAAGAGTTTTCCAAcgttcagtgttgtgattagagctgtaaaaacttcctgtgacgtcagatctCCTAGActttgatagtatggtccataaagccaaccttagaattcaaatgtttgagggCCTtaaactctcttcacaaaaatctgaaaaataaatggaagtatatttatgcatagttctAAGTGgtttatttagtgatgcctactttgatttttagaggtcttttcctttaaggtcAGCTGCTATGCAACAAAGCAGGAAACAAGACTAGTACTTGGTGGTAAAAAGTTGTTTCCCCTTTTCATTTGGTCATTATCTACTAAATTCCTATCAAAGACAAGTGTTCAGAGATTTAGTTGATTGTATATGTGAATAACATGTTTGGTTCATGGCCAGGAGAGACTGGGTGTGGCAGTGATCGCGATTGACGACAGTCATAAAGGCCTTTTGCTTGGTCCGACGCTCATCGAAGACTACCCGTCTTCCACGAATCATGATGTGGATATTTGTACATCATGAGTGGGTTGATAATTTACCCAGGGctctctgatttcctccacccgtaaaaaCTGACTGTTtatattgtgtaagtgaaaaattcttgagtatggcgtttaacaacACTCCGATCAATCAGTTAATCGatcaataaagtaaatattgtATAGCTCTTTTCAGGTTTTTCTCTCCCTGTTTAGCTGGCCACCAAAGATTCCCAGGGCAACAGAGTTCAGGGCTGTAATGATCTGACCTTCGACTATAATGGAGACTTGTGGATCACAGCACCTGCTGGTAACATTGCTCCTGACAAGTATACCAGATCCATGGAGGTACatatttgtggttttttttattcaactttttgCCAAATTATCAAAACATGTACCTAAATGTGTGAAATTTAGAGCAATcttactttttgtgaaggctTTACTAATGGGGGAATTTCAAGTTCAAACTCTTGTCATTAAAGGTAAAATTAGTCCTATTCTACCAGTGTGACGGGTCAAAAGTATATTAGGGTGTGTTCCATTCGTTGATCTGACTGCCACTGGTGGCAGATTCAGTGGCCACCAGAGGACAGTGTGTGACGCCCCAATGCTCCGGAACTCGCGTCAGGGCAAGACGCTACAATACACGCCACCGACTCCACCGACGTCAGACTCGGTGGCGACTATGAGGCCACTGGCCTTCTTCAGTGGCCAATCGTACGACATTTCAGTGTCCACTGCCTCCTCCAGTGGCCACCGGGGAACAAATGGAATGGACCCCAAGTAACGAAGCATTATCATGTACACAAGGTGTTTTTCCCCTTAGTACACATGGTGTTTTTCCCCTTAGTTTAGGCTAAGTTGAAGGTAAGAAGGAACATCAAAAGTGATATCGAAAAGGATGTCTTTACTAGAGGTGCATTCGATGTGTCGATCTGACCGCCCCTGGTGGCAGATTCAGTGGCCACCGGAGTACACAGTGTGACGTCCCAATATTCCGGAACTTGCATCAAGTCGCTTGAGTTAACACGCGACAATACCTACCACTGACGTTAGACTCAGTGGTGGCAGTGGCGCCACTGGTCTCCTCCAGTGGCCAATGGAACGACACGTCAGTGAGGAGCGAATGGAATGGATAATAGGATAATAATtcatttaccgatcacctgtctcaccgtGTCTCACCGTGTCTCACAGTGTCTCACCGTGTCTCActgtgttccagaggcacaaatgagacctctttcctttagaaactttgCAAATTAGCAAATGTTCAGCCCCTTGTCAAAGCTAAAAATGTTTAAAGCCTTTAGTTGATGGTATTGAAGGCAATGAAGTAAATTATAAAAACCTTGGTGAACTCCATTAGTAGGGGAGGCAACTTTTCAATGTCATTGTGTATGATGTTACTTTAGAATTGTCTCCCCTTCTTTCCTCTGCAGGAACCATTTGGGTCTGTGTACTGTTACACGAGGGACAAACAGTTGGTGAAAGTTGCCACTGATTATCGCTTTCCTAATGGTATCGCTGTCCTGCACACCGACGATGGTCGTCCACACAAACTCATCGTGGCTGAAACACCCACGAAGACGTTATGGAGTTATGACATTCTGGGCCCAGGGAAAATTGccaataaaacaaagtgggGAACTTTACCAGGTTAGTTTATCTATAAATGCAGGGGGAAACTGCCCCTAGTCAGTGTTAACCAGGTGTTGTATTGTGTACATAAATGTTGCCTTAAATCATACATGGGGGTCCTCTGTGACCATGGTTGTGTGTGCTAGTGAagcacaatgaccctggagcctcccaccaatatggtcactgtgagtccaaCCTATGCTGGATTCCTTTCcaaccgtatgtgggaaggtctgtcagccacctgcggatggtcgtggatttctccttggatctgcctggtttcctcctcggatctgcctggtttcctcccaccttattACTgtagtatgagtgaaatattcatgagtacagcgcCGTAGAATACCAGTCAGTTAAATACGTGAATCGTAATGATTTTGCTGAGTAAACACAAAGACATGTATGAACTGATTGCTGATGTATAAGTGTAACAAGGAAGTGATCAGATATTGCAGAATCTTTGTCATTTGTAGTTTTTCTTTTGAACATACCCGCATGTTAAGTTTAATGGATTATTTACctgcttttggatttttaaaagtatttaaatGATCTATCAATTATTGACTGAATGATTGTACGTAACTCCGTatcacagtcaaataaatagatacataaGATATAAATTGAATAAGTAAGTGATGAAATAAATCCTCTTCACAGGTACACATGTGGGGGGTCCTGATGGGATGGACTTTGACCAAGACAACAACCTGCTAGTGGCTAACTGGGGAAGTTCTCACATTGAGGTTTTCAGTCCAGACGGAGGCAAACCCATCAAGCGAATCGAGTGTCCattctccaaacccagcaatcTTCACTTTCAGCCCGGGACGAACACAGTATTTGTCACTGAACACGAAAACCATGCCCTCTGGAAGTTCGAGTGGGAACGTCCTGGAAAACTGCAGTTCTGTGATACTGTTAATCTCTAACCAAACGTCTGTAGTATTGATACCGTGACTTTATTTGACCAAAAATTTCATCCACGAATAAGTTAATCATTTTGTCAGATTCTAAAAGTGCTGCTGATttttagacaggtgttttgaggtttattgTAAAAGTAAGGTAatatcttactggaaaaatgtaaattccAATATCAATGAAAGTTATTTTTTATCATCTTCTATATTAGACTTGAAAAAGGCATTTTTGGgtgaattttaaaatcaaatacaaGTATTTTTGTATTGGTGTTGAAAAGCATCCTTTGTGGAGTTCAGGATAAAGCATTTggtgttaaaatatatttttttaatttagtcCCAAGTAAACAAGTCAAGATCTCATTTGTATGATTTTATACAAAGTGTCTTTCAATTGTGGATCATTTCAgagattttctttgttttgaaacCACATGTCAAAGTTATTGTTCAGTCTCATACTCAGAATAGAGTGAATTACGCTGCTTAGTGGTATCATGTGATTTGATAAATGTCCTCAAAGTACaagcagcataatgacccaggagtctctcaccaatgctgtcgctgtgagttcaagtccagttcatgctggcttcctctctggccgtaagtgggaaggtctggctgcaAAATGCAGATGGTTataggttttccccgggctctgccaggtttcctcccaccataatgctggccgccgttgtataagtgaaatattcttgagtactacgtaaaacaccaatcaaataaataaatcaaagtgcGAATCAGGCAAATGTTGGGAGTACTATCGTCATATACACCAGTGAAAACACattcttacttatttatttatggatttgtttgattggtgttttacgccgtacttaagaatatttcacttatacgacggtggccagcattatgatgggtggaaaccaggtagggggaaaccaacggccatccgctggcagaccttcccacgtacacacCTTTTTACCACCCAGGCTGAAAGATACCCATTGTTATACCAGCAGTTCACCTCTAGCGCACAATTGGCTGTCTCGTAGCATTCCAAAACAATGGGCGACTCAAGGACGGACTAAACAAAAGGTCCAAATTACAGTAGAAAGCATTGTTGCAGTGCGTTTGTGCTTCTTATATGTTTCACAAGCACGATTGCACACAttattgtgacgtaataaatgaaagaacaaaTAAGTTCGCAGTTTTgaaccgtcttgatacaggcaggaaggagttttatgagttccGGACTCTCCTAGCTCTCCTCTAATGACGTGTAGACATACTTCAGTATCCAGTGGATACAGCGACCAGAGAACTTTCTTTCTTGTAGTGTTCACGAGTCACACCATGGGTTTACTAGAGGTGGACTACTGGCTCGCCTATAGCGGCCTTAGTGACCTTCGAAAAAGTTTGTCTGAGGCACAGAATCATGTCAGATAGCAGAAATTTTATCcagtgtctgtttttgtttttaaaattcaggccaaaagtaaaattttgtaaactgtttttttgatgctttggatttttttaggttttttttacaatgccatgttttttgtttttttgtttttttttttttttgctttttacttAATGGTTTTGGGAATAATTTACAAATCTGATTACAACTcacataatttaaaacattatttatttcacattgccatgtttacttttttgttttattttttgctttttacttAACGGTTTTggggataatttacaatatatataatcatacatatatttatatattcacaaGAAGTGTTGTAGTAATGATACATAGCTTGTTTGTATAGCTTGccatgtttatgttttaaacatttaaaaacttaCAATAGCTTCATTTGTATGGGAAATGTGTATAATTACATTTGTATGCAAGTTATACATTCCGAGGCCTGGACACCAGGTGTTATGATGCTAGATCATTTTAAACTTAAGATGTTAAAAGGTGTATTTTTTAATATCTAAATTTTTAAAAGTGATTCGTCCACTggtatttcttcatttttattctACAACATATACAATTATTTATGTAAACTGTGAATGGGAATACAACAATCTCTTTCAAAGTACATTTCTGTGATCTACTTTTAAATATCGTGCGCAAAACATTGATCTCGTGTTGTATTTTGGCATGGAGGGGTTAACGCAGCGATCCACCTGTAAAGTAACGAAAGGATTTAGACCTTCGACTCGCAAGTGTTGTTATTCCGACGCTTACAACGTAGTGAAATTTACAGAGAAAAGGCCTTTCAAAGCCTTATGTCAGTTATCAACTACGTCGGAATTCGTCCAACACGGCGGATAGAGTTCGTCTGGCTGTAATCACCGGTTGAAGGACAAAGAATGGCTTAACTATTTCATCCACCTCATGTACCAACCCTATTCTTTTTAAAGAATCCACGGCTACAAGTGATGTCTTTATTTGGCGGTCTCCAGATTCCACAGGGGTTAAGGTCATTACCCTTCATTCGTGTATTAATCCTGAAGCTTCCCATACTTCCATCGTTCTCGGGACCTCGGTGGCATTAAGGGGCCAACGATGGTCATTTACGtcgtcttgcatgaagttcaaTGGTGATGCCTCGCACCAATATGACGTATATCACAAGTGGGAGTTCGCCAATAAGTCGTcaatggttggtggtttactctggggactccggtttcttccactctTAAATTTGCCACTACCAAGCATACAAGTCAAAAATGGcgttaaaaataataaataaataataagctGACTGTGAGTGTACCACATATCAACAATGACATATCAACATTTGACATAGGTAACTATTGAGGTTTATTAGACCACATGGACGTCTCAATTTAGTGGGCCTATTTAATTCCTCGAAACGGACTAGAAAtttgatcatatacatgtagtttcttctTAACATGGTCAAACATCTCAGATCTGACGATCTCAATAGACCACATatagaaaaaagacaacaactTTTCATCTCAAACTTATCGAATTTAGGTTTGCTTCATGAAATCGGGGTCCAGGGGCTCCTTTTACAGAGCTGTCTCAATGCTGTAGACGGACATCTACCGTGGTGACGTGTCTCTAcacaatatttgtttatttatttgattggtgttttacgccgtactcaagaatatttcacatatacgacagcggccagcattaaagtgggaggaaaccgggcagagcccgagggaagccCACCACCATCCGCCTCTTCACAATATATTATCATGGAAGTTACGCCAGGCGCAAATGTGTGACCACTTCGTAAACCAGGTGCAAATGTGCGACCACTTCGTAAACCAGGCCGCAAATGTCAGTCCAGAATTTGCTCATTCAGCCATTATCTGGGATTATAACATGAGATGGCTTTGTTGTGAACTGTGTTCATAAACCGCATATATTTATGACCGTGAGAATGATTCTCgtaaataatacatgttttcACAGCAACAGTTATGTTAAAGCAACAGCAATTCTGGCGGCAATAACAATTTTGGCAGTTTGATGTGAGAGTAACTGTTCTGATGGCAAGAGCAATTCTGTCCATTACAGCAATTCTGGCAGCAATAACAATTTTGGCAGTATGATGTGAGAGTAACTGTTTTGATGGCATGAGCAATTCTGTCCATAACAGCAATTCTGGCAGCAATAACAATTTTGGCAGTATGATGTGAGAGTAACTGTTCTGATGGCAAGAGCAATTCTGTCCATAACAGCAATTCTGGCAGCAATAACAATTTTGGCAGTATGATGTGAGAGTAAGAGCTATTCTAATGGCAAGAGCAATTCTGTCCATAACAGCAATTCTGGCAGCAATAACAATTTTGGCAGTATGGTGTGAGAGTAAGAGCTATTCTAATGGCAAGATCAATTCTGTCCATAACAGCAATTCTGGCAGCAATAACAATTTTGGCAGTATGATGTGAGAGTAAGAGCTATTCTGATGGCAAGAGCAATTCTGTCCATAACAGCAATTCTGGCAGCAATAACAATTTTGGCAGTATGATGTGAGAGTAAGAGCTATTCTGATGGCAAGAGCAATTCTGTCCATAACAGCAATTCTGGCAGCAATAACAATTTTGGCAGTATGATGTGAGAGTAAGAGCTATTCTGATGGCAAGACCAGTTCTGTCCATAACAGCAATTCTGGCAGCAATAACAATTTTGGCAGTATGATGTGAGAGTAAGAGCTATTCTAATGGCAAGATCATTTCTGTCCATAACAGCAATTCTGGCAGCAATAACAATTTTGGCAGTATGATGTGAGAGTAAGAGCTATTCTGATGGCAAGATCAATTCTGTCCATAACAGCAATTCTGGCAGCAATAACAATTTTGGCAGTATGATGTGAGAGTAAGAGCTATTCTGATGGCAAGAGCAATTCTGTCCATAACAGCAATTCTGGCAGCAATAACAATTTTGGCAGTATGGTGTGAGAGTAAGAGCTATTCTGATGGCAAGATCAATTCTGTCCATAACAGCAATTCTGGCAGCAATAACAATTTTGGCAGTATGATGTGAGAGTAAGAGCTATTCTGATGGCAAGACCAGTTCTGTCCATAACAGCAATTCTGGCAGCAATAACAATTTTGGCAGTATGATGTGAGAGTAAGAGCTATTCTGATGGCAAGAGCAATTCTGTCCATAACAGCAATTCTGGCAGCAATAACAATTTTGGCAGTATGATGTGAGAGTAAGAGCTATTCTGATGGCAAGAGCAATTCTGTTCATAACAGCAATTCTGGCAGCAATAACAATTTTGGCAGTATGATGTGAGAGTAAGAGCTATTCTTATGGCAAGACCATTTCTGTCCATTACAGCGATTCGGGCAGTAGTAAATAagattttttgttgtgtttgttatAAGATTCTGGCCGCAAGACCAAGCAGCAGTCATAGAAATTCTGGTGtcataataaaaacattgacACTATTGACCGTCCATTCTGTAAGTGTTACTCCCATCAAATGGGCCATTCTAGACGCAGTTGTCACTCCCATCAAATTAGCCATTCTGGATACAAGTCTTACTCACATCAAATGGATCATTTTGGATGTAATTTGTTACTCCCATCATAAGATCTATTCTGGATGCAATTGTTACTCCCATCAAATGGGCCATTCTGGATGCTATTGTTTCTCCCATCAAATGGCCCATTCTGGAAGCAGCTGTGACTGCCATCAATCATTTTGGAGTAACACCGACGCTCCCACAGAAATGGCTCTTTCCGTTATATTATCTATATTACCTAAACACCCCAACATAAAATGTTGCTCACAGGTGATTCTTGGAATAGATTTcatgaaaaaaggaaaagaaagaggAGAATTTCTTCCTGGTCTGCGTTTTATTCATAAATAGGTTAAAGGATGTCAGgtaacagatatgcacaccatattggtggaagacatttAACTGAGCAAACAAATCGCAATTTAAAGTCCTACGAACAGCGAAAGCAGGAGAACCTCCAAATTCCAAGTTCAGGTATTAACGGGAACCTCACTTGTCTTCGCAACTGGAAGGGAACCTCCTTAACCACTTGATGACCACTTGACCATGGTCAGTTCCCAGTTGCTAACGATGTTGGACCAGAAAACAAGCCTATCAGAATACTCGTcagcttcatacatgtatgtaaatcaaaGAATGTGCagacgtgggaaggttttgcagcagcctgcggatgatcgtggatttgTCAAaagttctgctcggtttccttttaccataatgctggttgccgcataaatgaaacattcttgagtggggcgtaaaacaccagtttaaaataagttttataaataaataaataaataaataaataaattaataaataagttcTTGAAAGCcatgaataaatatatctgattaATGACGAGGAGGCGCAGTTGTTGTGTAGTACATCATTTATTCCAGAAAGTTGACAAACTCTCCTTTATAAATAATTGAAATAGACTATATACAGACAAACCAAACTGCATTGAAATGCGTGTTTGTGTAACTTTCAGTAAGGTACTAAACGCATAGTATTGCATCAATTTATAAACAGTTATACAAACAACTCATAATCCCCTGGAACGTCAATGCAAACAAATAACTTTCATcttgcaaaaaaagaaaaatgggcAAATGTATAGAACATAGACAGTTTTATGTCACATCCATGATCAGCTTAGTATTTAACATGTTGAAAGGGGGAGTAACTCTCAGGAGCATATTTGTACCTGATATTggaagagttgtctccctttatcgCGTTCAGCGTCATCGTTGCTGTCGACGTGAGGTCAATTACAGTCAGTAAATGATAGCAGGTGTACAAGGTTAAAGATAATGACTTGAAGCGATATACAAAGAGCTGCTGAACAAAAACCAACCGTGAGACGCACATAACGCCTTCCGATCATTTTAACAGCGTGGCTTGATGTCAGGGATATAGAGTCCAAGGGTATTCACCACCCAGACTCATGTTTAACTAATTTACTTTAGctaagattttttattttttacaaaagACTCATTAACATTGTCAAATCGCTTTACATTTGAAAAGATTGTCCGATGAGAGATGATCAAATTGCCAGAGAACTAGCAATCTGGGATTCCACAGAAACAATGACGTAATAccaatatatgtaaattatctACATCACTTTGCTTTTGAAAATGAGGGTATATAGGTTGTTAACATGCCACGTTTCGTCGTAAGACTTACAGACCGTAGTAAAGACAACGATTTAAAACCTTACATAGTCATTGTCTAGTATGTATACAGTTTTTTCACACTTTATGTGCAAGTATATTCTATGTATCTATGAACGTATAGTCTAAACTGTGCCCTAGATCACTTCCACATACTTCAAACGGTTGTGGAAGTTAgtgcatcaacaacaacaaattgtGTCGTTTATCATGAATTCCACTCTAAACTACACTGTATATCAGCCGCTGTACACGGTTTGCTGAGATTGCTTAAGGTAAACCGTTCAATCTATAATGAAATATCACCCAATGGCAAAGTACAAGAAACTGAAATTATGCTATTTCAAATAACAGTTTCAATAAATCCAAAGTCACTTTGGAAATGACTTTGTTTTGACGGCTGTCATTACTCCAGACCGGCAAACCCGTATAGGaacatctatatatatgtatataaacataacaGCTCGTATGACTACACAAGCACTTAATCATTCATTACAAATCATACGTTTGCATATTGAGCTACACAATGGGCTAACGGTCTGTACAGTatcacatgttacatgtaagaaccatatagatttatacacttacaatatatatatgtatatatatattgaatttgttttaattacatACGTATAAAACTAAATTCTTTATGAAGCCGAACTGAAATTCCGTGAGAGAATCGCTTGAATTCAAGAATTGCAACACTATGCTTACATATGAAAAGCTAACGGATcgcaactatacatgtacacttacctATACCGGTACACATTGATTTGTCACCTCAGTCTGACGTCACCAATTCAAGCGACAgattcacaacaacaacaacatagcgTACAATGTAATGATTCATCTACAAACTGTTTCCAAAATTTATGGACACCAAACGGAACTAGGGGACAAATGTAATAATTGTATAATCAAGTCTTTGGGGAGAAGCGTGTAAGGTTCTATACGAGGTCTCAGGAATCGTCTTCAAGTTCCAAAACAAATTCACGTATTTATAAAAGTTTTACCACTGATATGTAAACAACAGTACTCACAACGTGCACCAGTCAGTGGATGATTAGCAACGCCACGGAAACATTGGAATTAAGAGTACTTTTCTACGTGGATCTTTACCAACACCCGTATTAATAATTACAGTACACAATGACATCTTTGAAGGGAACACTCGAGCGATATATCATCGCACGCTATAGGCCTAAATAAGGTGCGTGGGGACCCTTAATCGATGACCAATACAAATAAATTGGGCCTACAGCTCACACAAATCACATTGGCATTCTAACAAACCAGAAACTGTAAAATGCGAGTCATGATTGCGTTTGATAAGGCCTACATCATAGCCTTTGCTTCAGTTAAAAAGACTCGTAGCCAGCCGCCATCTTGGAACGCTACAATGCGTTTTTTATGTGATAGGGTTAGTCTGTGATGAATGAATATGTCTGACCGGTCCGCTTCTACACGCGTTTCTAAGGGCTAAAAGGTAGCAAAAAATTGTTACTACTTTGTTACTCTTGCTGTACAATTTCCAGTGAATATAGTATTATATAGCGTGAAGGTTGGTACTTCATGTGAGACGACACGGGAATGACTAGGATCAAACATCTATACAGAGACATAAATGACTAGTGGAAAACAGCCGTGTAGT
Above is a window of Liolophura sinensis isolate JHLJ2023 chromosome 7, CUHK_Ljap_v2, whole genome shotgun sequence DNA encoding:
- the LOC135471210 gene encoding diisopropyl-fluorophosphatase-like, encoding MADNGEEAALPVVKFAFVQIVANLLGAEGPVFDTNGTFYMVAPEVEKNSLPAGQVVRVDLDMKEAKVVCEPEVDAYGGIPAGCQSDKDNNIYIADMRLGLLKMAPNGSFEQLATKDSQGNRVQGCNDLTFDYNGDLWITAPAGNIAPDKYTRSMEEPFGSVYCYTRDKQLVKVATDYRFPNGIAVLHTDDGRPHKLIVAETPTKTLWSYDILGPGKIANKTKWGTLPGTHVGGPDGMDFDQDNNLLVANWGSSHIEVFSPDGGKPIKRIECPFSKPSNLHFQPGTNTVFVTEHENHALWKFEWERPGKLQFCDTVNL